The Lepidochelys kempii isolate rLepKem1 unplaced genomic scaffold, rLepKem1.hap2 scaffold_163, whole genome shotgun sequence region TTAGGTCTGAGTTAAGTCACTAGCAGCACTGATGGTTTAATGGGGGGAGAATCTGAGCCCATGGCAATCAAGGCTCCAAACCCTGACTTCCTCTGAATTTGCCTAGTTCTTACTAGGTGCCACCTGCATTATTTGCTGCAAAGAGTTCTCCTGGGTACACATGCATCTAAGGGAGAGTTACCTACTGCTGCCACTGCGTACTGGATGAGGTTCCTGCGTTGCAGTGGAGAGCAAAGATGCCAGGTGCCAGATTTAGGTTGAAACTGAAACAATTCTTGCTGCTCCTTGTCATGCTTCCCTCCCAGAACATATAGGGTCTCATAGCTCCTGCTGGTGCACGAAGACAGCTCCATGTTCCTCCAGCTGAGTGGAGGGCAGCTGTCTAACTTCTTTAGCAGCCTGGCAGAAGTATCCTTCTCTCCAAGGCGTTTGCTTTGTTTCACCAAGATATCGAGGAAAGAAAGACTCAGGAAGGTTACTCTGACCTGCCCCACCAAGTCCAAGAAGGCCTCCTCCCTAGATGCTGGGTCCTGCATAACCCATTTCATCACAGTATCAAAAACCACATCCTCTCGGGGAACAAAGAGGTTATCATTTTGCAGGAGCTGGAGCAACATTTCTTTGGGAAGTGTCTCAAATTCTTCCTGAGAAGTCACTTCCGTCCAGTGCGTGAGAGCCACACTGAGAGCTGATGCATGAAGCTCTGGACAGGCGAAGCATTGGGCATAGGCCATCAGGCTCAGACAATTGGAAACTTGCAGTTCCCTCTCCAGGAACTTCTCGCACATCCTTTTCACTCTCTCAAACTGGAGGAAGTCAGCTGTTTCCAGCAGGCGAGTGACATTGTGCAGAGTTACGAGCACCTTCGCTGTGTGAGTGAACTCGAGAAGCACTTGGAAAGTCTCTGCATCTACTCCTCTGATCACTATGTGGTGTTCGGCGCTCTCTCTAGTGCCCCCAAAAAACATGGCCTCAAAATAGCGACTGTGGAGAGATAGTGCACCACGGTTGACCTGGAAAAGTCTCTGTCCAATCTCAAGAGTGGTGTCAGGAAC contains the following coding sequences:
- the LOC140904514 gene encoding kelch-like protein 23 isoform X2 → MDCAQEPEGLRLQAEPVPDTTLEIGQRLFQVNRGALSLHSRYFEAMFFGGTRESAEHHIVIRGVDAETFQVLLEFTHTAKVLVTLHNVTRLLETADFLQFERVKRMCEKFLERELQVSNCLSLMAYAQCFACPELHASALSVALTHWTEVTSQEEFETLPKEMLLQLLQNDNLFVPREDVVFDTVMKWVMQDPASREEAFLDLVGQVRVTFLSLSFLDILVKQSKRLGEKDTSARLLKKLDSCPPLSWRNMELSSCTSRSYETLYVLGGKHDKEQQELFQFQPKSGTWHLCSPLQRRNLIQYAVAAVGNFLFVTGGYFRDEFVWYSVDWVLIYNCWDNNWLEGPAMKQSRNSHCAVGAGLYLYALGGSTDEGIIPDVERLALMDSQWQSMSPMVQPVERAGAVSVGTRLYVVCGLDEKGDVYGGMQRLDMEKDVWDVISFSPLPRYDLCVTALNGALYTIGGGAFRFDMDTDEWTQVDEECLTQKFFMGCSTANGQIYLLGQRKGNVAVPNMFGKCWCPLSSRNQYGNGRFAPFFIKTSPLVSA
- the LOC140904514 gene encoding kelch-like protein 23 isoform X3, whose translation is MDCAQEPEGLRLQAEPVPDTTLEIGQRLFQVNRGALSLHSRYFEAMFFGGTRESAEHHIVIRGVDAETFQVLLEFTHTAKVLVTLHNVTRLLETADFLQFERVKRMCEKFLERELQVSNCLSLMAYAQCFACPELHASALSVALTHWTEVTSQEEFETLPKEMLLQLLQNDNLFVPREDVVFDTVMKWVMQDPASREEAFLDLVGQVRVTFLSLSFLDILVKQSKRLGEKDTSARLLKKLDSCPPLSWRNMELSSCTSRSYETLYVLGGKHDKEQQELFQFQPKSGTWHLCSPLQRRNLIQYAVAAVGNFLFVTGGYFRDEFVWYSVDWVLIYNCWDNNWLEGPAMKQSRNSHCAVGAGLYLYALGGSTDEGIIPDVERLALMDSQWQSMSPMVQPVERAGAVSVGTRLYVVCGLDEKGDVYGGMQRLDMEKDVWDVISFSPLPRMVNRGCVHMSYPIHGSIHFTARRDPYDHVVCPPAFHRPNNLTHSSYLIQQLIAELQHSF
- the LOC140904514 gene encoding kelch-like protein 23 isoform X1, coding for MDCAQEPEGLRLQAEPVPDTTLEIGQRLFQVNRGALSLHSRYFEAMFFGGTRESAEHHIVIRGVDAETFQVLLEFTHTAKVLVTLHNVTRLLETADFLQFERVKRMCEKFLERELQVSNCLSLMAYAQCFACPELHASALSVALTHWTEVTSQEEFETLPKEMLLQLLQNDNLFVPREDVVFDTVMKWVMQDPASREEAFLDLVGQVRVTFLSLSFLDILVKQSKRLGEKDTSARLLKKLDSCPPLSWRNMELSSCTSRSYETLYVLGGKHDKEQQELFQFQPKSGTWHLCSPLQRRNLIQYAVAAVGNFLFVTGGYFRDEFVWYSVDWVLIYNCWDNNWLEGPAMKQSRNSHCAVGAGLYLYALGGSTDEGIIPDVERLALMDSQWQSMSPMVQPVERAGAVSVGTRLYVVCGLDEKGDVYGGMQRLDMEKDVWDVISFSPLPRYDLCVTALNGALYTIGGGAFRFDMDTDEWTQVDEECLTQKFFMGCSTANGQIYLLGQRKGNVAVPNMVLFDPYTDTCQVVNSKVPCPVPIYGCVSIRRFDTWA